The Acidimicrobiia bacterium nucleotide sequence GCCCCGCTCGCCGAGATCACCGGGCGCAGTCCCAACCTGGCTCCCGAGGCGTTGAACTGTGCCGCTCCTGATACGGGAAATATGGAGATCCTGACGATGTTCGGGACACCTGAGCAAAAGGAACAGTGGCTACGGCCGTTGGTCGATGCTGAGATCCGGTCGGCCTTCTCGATGACCGAGCCTGATGTTGGTTCCTCGGATGCCTCGAATATCCGCACCCAGATTCGTGGTGATGGCGATCACTACATTGTGGCGGGACGGAAGTGGTGGTCTTCGGGCGCCTTCTCACCGCGCTGCAAGTTCTCGATCGTGATGGGGGTCACGAACCCTGATGCCCCTCCATATCAACGACAGTCGATGATCATCGTTCCCTTTGATTCGCCCGGGGTGCAGATCGAGCGCGACCTGACGGTGCTCGGGTATCGCGATCGCGGCGGGCACCCGGTGATCCACTTCAACAATGTCCGGATTCCGAAGGCCAATCTCCTCGGTGTGGAAGGTGGCGGGTTTGCCATCGCTCAGGCCCGATTGGGACCAGGGCGGATCCATCACTGTATGAGGGCGATTGGCATGGCCGAGAGGGCGTTTGATCTGATGTGTTCGCGGGTGCTTGCCAGGGAAACCTTTGGTCAGCCAATCGCCGAGCACGGTGTGGTTCAGGATTGGATCGCCGAAGCCCGTATTGCTCTTGAGCAGGCTCGACTTCTGACCCTCAAGACGGCGTGGCTGATTGATACCGTTGGGGTCAAGGGGGCCAGGATTGAGATCAGCGCTATCAAGGTGGCCGTTCCTCGCATGGCGGTGCAGATCGTCGACCGGGCGATTCAGGCTTTCGGGGCGGGTGGCCTGTCTGGCGACTATCCGCTGGCCGCGATGTATGCCCATCTTCGAACGCTGATGATTGCCGACGGTCCCGACGAGGTCCACAAGCGGGCGGTGGCCAGACGTGAGCTCAAGCGGTATGAGCCCGGGTTTGTTCCTGAGCCGTATCCCTATCAGCCCTGGTAGTCGGAACAGAAGTAGAGCCGGCCCCGCAGGGCCGGCTCTCCACACTCGGGCAAGGCCCTCGTTTTCTCTAGTTGTCCTGGACGATGATGGCGGTGACCATGCCGAACATGCCCTGTTCTCGTTCGACGTGGGTGAGGATGTGGCAATGCCAGACCCAGGCGCCGGCGTCTTCGGCATGAATCAACACGCTGTACCGCTCACCAGGGGCTACGTTGATCGTGTCAGCCCAATATGGATTGTCCAGGGGGAACCCATCCTTGGCGAAGATCAGCTGTCCAAACTGGTGAAGATGCATGGGGTGGATCTGCAGGCCTTCGTTGTAGTAGGTCGCCACGATCCAGTCGCCTTTGTTGATCACATATGGTTCGGTCGCAGGGAAGGACTTGCCATTGATCGAGTATCCGATGACTCCGGCGTCGTTGAGAACTATCGGGATCTCATCTACGACCTTCAAGTTGGACGGAATGGTCACCCCGCCAATCGTCTGGCCGTACGGAATGGGCATGTCGCCGATTTGGAAGATGGCGAATAGACCGTTCGTGACCTGCATCTGTCCGTGATGGTGAGCGTGGTACATGCCGATGGCTGGAGCATCGGCCACGAACTCGTAGACGAAGTCTTCACCCGACTTGATCAGCGGCTGGGTCAGGGGGGCTACGCCGTCCATGTTGTTCGGAGTGTCGATCCCGTGCCAGTGAACGTCAGTACCCATCGGCAGCTTGTTGTGAAGAATTATTCGGACCTTGTCGCCAATATCGAGCTTGATCGCCGGTCCGGGGACCATTCCGTTGTACGTCCAGGCTTGAACAACTCTGCCGGGCTCCACTTCCCAGTCCACGATTTCGGTGGTGAGCTCGAACTCCTTGGTGCCGTCGGCCAGGATGGTTGGTTCGAGTGGTTCGTTGCCGAGGCCGGCGGTGTCGGCCGGGAACGCGAGGATGGAGTCCGTCATGGCCTTGTCGAGAGCTTCCCAGTCCGGTTCTGTGGCTCCGGCGTCCCCGCCGGTTACGACCGCGCCTTCGGCAACGGTGATGGTGGCAGCCATCCCGGCCGCTTCGTGTCCGGGGACCGAACAGAACACCTCGAACGTGCCTGGCTGAAGATTACGCAACTCAAGGATGCCGGACTGTCCAGCCGAGATGAGTGGGGTTGCCGCCCCTCCACGAATTGTAAGGTCGTGGTCTACGCCGCCCACGTTCATGACGGTCAAGTCGACATCGCCGGTCGGGATGGTGAGGTCCCCGGTGATTGAGAATTCGGTCAGGTTGAGCGAGGCGCTGGCGGTTTCGCCGGCTGCTCCGTCGGCTGCTCCGTCGGCTGCGGCCGATCCGCCCGATTCATTGTTGACGATCGCAAAGAGTGCCCAGAAGGACAATACGACGATGACGGCAACGATCGATAGACGGATGACCGAGATAAACGGATCGTCTTTTTCTGCCATTGGTTAGCTCCTGTGTGAGGTCGGGCGCCAGAATGGCACCAACGTCTCGGGGTTCGATGGGGACCAAAGTCACAAATTAGCGGAATTTCGTCATGGAGTGGAATGTGGGAACGCGTTCGGGGGTTGGAGCGTTGTCAAGGATGAATATGAACGACTTTGCCGATTACGAATACGAAGAGTGGCGTGAGGGGGCAGCGTGCGCTGATGACACCGAGGGGATCTTCTTCCCCGACGAAGGTGACGTTGGTGCCATCCTGCGCGCCAAGTCCATTTGTGCTGACTGCCCGGTGGCCGACGACTGCCTGGCATATGCCATCGAAACGAATCAATCAGTCGGGATCTGGGGTGCTACTACGCCCCGCGAACGCCGGAAACTCAAGCGCCAGTGGATCGAGGAGATTCGCCGCGCTAGCTGAGCGCCCGATCGGATAGGCTCTTGTGCAACGAGCGGAGGGTACGAATGAGCGCACTCGAAGAACTGCAGGGCCGCATCGGTACCGAAACCGGCCTCGGGTCGTGGACGACCGTGACTCAAGACATGATTGATCAGTTTGCGGACGCTACTCACGATCATCAATGGATTCATGTCGATGAGGCCAAGGCTGCCGCCGGCCCGTTCGGTCAACGGATCGCCCACGGATTTCTGACGCTGTCCCTCATCGCCGGAATTGCCGAACCTGTCGAGATTCCCGGTGTCCGGATGGCCATCAACTACGGCCTGGACCGCGTGAGGTTTGTGACGCCAGTTCCGTCTGGTTCAAGGGTTCGGGCCCGTTCGAAGCTGGTCGACGTCTCGGAAGTGGCTGGAGGACTCCAGCTCAAAACCGAGGTGACCGTCGAACTTGAGGGCTCGGAGAAACCGGCGTGCGTGGCAGAAACCCTCACCAGGGTGTATTTCTAAGGCGCCAGGTCTACTCCGAAGACGAATGCGGCCAGTTCGATGTCGAAGGCGACCTCGTAGGCTCGTTGCCCGCAGTCCACGACTCCGTTCATTTCAAGAAGGGTCAGATTGTTGCCGACCACGCCTAGAGCCGACAGGATGTCGACTCGCTCCTGAGGAGTAAGGAGCGGCTCGGTCAGAGACAACATCGCCACCCAGTGATTCAAGATGGTTGGTAGCTCGGCGGTGGGGTTTTGGGGGTCGACCTGACTTATTACGAACAGTTTCGTGACTTCGCCCTGATCTTGACTCAACGTCGCCTGGACGATGGTCCCGTCGGCCAACGTGAATTGCCCGGAATCTTGCCCGGTGCCCGCTTCGTACGTCGCATTCAAGGGGGTCTCTTCATCCACTTCCGCCCACCGTTCCGGCAAACTCTCCCAGCTGATTCGAACGTTCGGACCGGCATTGGGTCGGCAGGCATCGCCAGACGCGGCGAGGGTGGTCAGCGTGGTCGAAGCCATTTCGCCTGGTTGAGAACTGGTGGTCGCCGGACTCGTCAGGCTCACGGTCGAGGCACTAGTCGTCGGTGCCGAACCATTCGACGAGCAGCTCGTTGCAACGAGAACCGCCATGATGGCAAACGCAAGAACAGGTCGGGTCGATCTCACCGGGAGCATTGGCATGAGGATAACCGACCGCCGAACCAGGTAAGGAGTGCGATAACCTCTGGGCATGACTCGAATTCTTGGAATCTGCGGCAGCCTTCGGGC carries:
- a CDS encoding MaoC family dehydratase, which codes for MSALEELQGRIGTETGLGSWTTVTQDMIDQFADATHDHQWIHVDEAKAAAGPFGQRIAHGFLTLSLIAGIAEPVEIPGVRMAINYGLDRVRFVTPVPSGSRVRARSKLVDVSEVAGGLQLKTEVTVELEGSEKPACVAETLTRVYF
- a CDS encoding WhiB family transcriptional regulator, which codes for MNDFADYEYEEWREGAACADDTEGIFFPDEGDVGAILRAKSICADCPVADDCLAYAIETNQSVGIWGATTPRERRKLKRQWIEEIRRAS
- a CDS encoding acyl-CoA dehydrogenase family protein, translated to APLAEITGRSPNLAPEALNCAAPDTGNMEILTMFGTPEQKEQWLRPLVDAEIRSAFSMTEPDVGSSDASNIRTQIRGDGDHYIVAGRKWWSSGAFSPRCKFSIVMGVTNPDAPPYQRQSMIIVPFDSPGVQIERDLTVLGYRDRGGHPVIHFNNVRIPKANLLGVEGGGFAIAQARLGPGRIHHCMRAIGMAERAFDLMCSRVLARETFGQPIAEHGVVQDWIAEARIALEQARLLTLKTAWLIDTVGVKGARIEISAIKVAVPRMAVQIVDRAIQAFGAGGLSGDYPLAAMYAHLRTLMIADGPDEVHKRAVARRELKRYEPGFVPEPYPYQPW
- a CDS encoding multicopper oxidase domain-containing protein, with the translated sequence MAEKDDPFISVIRLSIVAVIVVLSFWALFAIVNNESGGSAAADGAADGAAGETASASLNLTEFSITGDLTIPTGDVDLTVMNVGGVDHDLTIRGGAATPLISAGQSGILELRNLQPGTFEVFCSVPGHEAAGMAATITVAEGAVVTGGDAGATEPDWEALDKAMTDSILAFPADTAGLGNEPLEPTILADGTKEFELTTEIVDWEVEPGRVVQAWTYNGMVPGPAIKLDIGDKVRIILHNKLPMGTDVHWHGIDTPNNMDGVAPLTQPLIKSGEDFVYEFVADAPAIGMYHAHHHGQMQVTNGLFAIFQIGDMPIPYGQTIGGVTIPSNLKVVDEIPIVLNDAGVIGYSINGKSFPATEPYVINKGDWIVATYYNEGLQIHPMHLHQFGQLIFAKDGFPLDNPYWADTINVAPGERYSVLIHAEDAGAWVWHCHILTHVEREQGMFGMVTAIIVQDN